The following proteins are encoded in a genomic region of Fibrobacter sp.:
- a CDS encoding helix-turn-helix domain-containing protein has protein sequence MGMDFKDSAVFATAFQKLLIGVRRNTLVTQTELSKSAGLTRQSISMMESGKRVASFQTFCVLAQGLGISPVELMRRFVRICEAESLARQGKVESKNKAMEYIVNLRAHCGNHDDGV, from the coding sequence ATGGGAATGGACTTCAAAGATTCTGCCGTCTTCGCGACGGCTTTTCAGAAATTGCTCATAGGAGTACGACGCAATACGCTGGTTACGCAGACGGAGTTGTCTAAGTCTGCGGGGCTTACACGTCAGTCCATCTCGATGATGGAAAGCGGCAAGCGGGTGGCATCGTTTCAAACGTTTTGCGTGCTGGCGCAGGGCCTCGGAATTTCGCCGGTCGAACTGATGCGTCGGTTCGTACGCATTTGCGAGGCGGAATCGCTCGCCCGTCAAGGGAAGGTCGAGTCGAAGAACAAGGCGATGGAATATATCGTGAACTTGCGCGCCCATTGCGGGAATCACGACGACGGAGTCTGA
- a CDS encoding DUF5662 family protein → MSFHPIRHFITITRHRHEVVRLCFKAGIGFQGFFHDLSKYSPTEFLPGARYYSGKESPNNGERRDTGMSLAWMHHKGRNRHHFEFWYDYEMATKKIVPMDMPDRYIKEMFCDRVAASKTYNKESYTQESPLLYLTKSTAKEKMTENTYKKLLFLLQMLAEKGEKETLRFIRRCKDLPLAEIDGKQLP, encoded by the coding sequence ATGAGTTTTCACCCGATAAGGCACTTCATCACCATCACGAGACACCGTCACGAAGTCGTACGCCTCTGCTTCAAAGCCGGCATCGGGTTCCAGGGATTCTTCCACGACCTCTCGAAGTACTCGCCCACCGAGTTCCTGCCGGGAGCCCGCTACTACAGCGGCAAGGAATCGCCGAACAACGGGGAACGCCGCGACACGGGAATGAGCCTCGCATGGATGCACCACAAAGGCAGGAACAGGCACCATTTCGAATTCTGGTACGACTACGAGATGGCGACCAAGAAAATCGTGCCGATGGACATGCCCGACCGCTACATAAAGGAAATGTTCTGCGACCGCGTCGCCGCCTCCAAGACGTACAACAAGGAAAGCTACACGCAGGAATCTCCCCTGCTCTACCTCACGAAGAGCACCGCGAAGGAAAAGATGACGGAGAACACCTACAAGAAACTCCTCTTCCTGTTGCAGATGCTGGCCGAGAAGGGCGAAAAAGAAACGCTGAGGTTTATTCGCCGCTGCAAGGACCTGCCCCTCGCCGAAATCGACGGCAAGCAGCTTCCCTAA
- a CDS encoding S1-like domain-containing RNA-binding protein, whose translation MEIGKINRARVDAVMPQGFYLELETGGRVLLPGNKNQFTLEEGEIIDVFVYMDSEDRPIATLDKPFAQVGEFAVLTVKDVNRVGAFLDWGLNKDLFLPYKQQLGELRKGDRCVVYILEDEKSGRLVATEKIKSFLDMDTSELHVGQRVQLAAYEVTPDYVECLVDYRYTGRLQVTPGMDRIYIGDTMPGFIQRFTADGKITLNLTPVGYKGIMQSDSPSAIMHKLEEAGGFLPYGDHSNPEAIRQEFGISKKTFKKIIGGLFRDGKIAIEEDGIRAI comes from the coding sequence ATGGAAATCGGAAAAATCAACCGCGCGCGCGTCGACGCCGTAATGCCCCAGGGCTTCTACCTCGAACTCGAGACCGGCGGCCGCGTGCTGCTCCCGGGTAACAAGAACCAGTTCACGCTCGAAGAGGGCGAGATCATCGACGTGTTCGTCTACATGGATTCCGAGGACCGCCCCATCGCGACTCTCGACAAGCCCTTCGCCCAGGTAGGCGAATTCGCCGTCCTCACCGTGAAGGACGTGAACCGCGTGGGCGCTTTCTTGGACTGGGGCCTCAACAAAGACCTTTTCCTCCCCTACAAGCAGCAGCTCGGGGAACTGCGCAAGGGCGACCGCTGCGTCGTCTACATTCTCGAAGACGAGAAGAGCGGACGTCTCGTGGCGACCGAAAAAATCAAGAGCTTCTTGGACATGGACACGAGCGAACTGCATGTGGGTCAGCGCGTCCAGCTCGCCGCATACGAAGTCACGCCCGATTACGTGGAATGCCTCGTGGACTACCGTTACACCGGAAGGCTGCAGGTGACCCCGGGCATGGACCGCATCTACATCGGCGACACGATGCCGGGATTCATCCAGCGGTTCACTGCCGACGGGAAAATCACCCTGAACCTCACGCCCGTTGGCTACAAGGGAATTATGCAGAGCGACAGCCCGAGCGCCATCATGCACAAGCTCGAGGAAGCCGGCGGATTCTTGCCCTACGGCGACCACAGCAACCCCGAAGCCATTCGCCAGGAATTCGGCATCTCGAAAAAGACCTTCAAGAAGATTATCGGCGGCCTCTTCCGCGACGGAAAAATCGCCATCGAAGAAGACGGCATCCGCGCCATCTAG
- a CDS encoding OmpA family protein, translated as MRKLSAVIALSVLASVCTAPFAAELAPNKTHAVLNVTYTNYDDVPQAKKKLVFVGQRKPKNKIAVTTDMYGETAFLIPREDTYTILCESLTGPYECGETPYVSRTASTGGITVLFDDTRAELTGVNFKAGSAELIPNSLRTLDNAIAGLKRNAKAKVEIEGHTSSEGSDQLNQKLSEDRANSVMEYMIRKGISKDRVTAVGYGSSRPKADNGTEAGRMQNRRIEIRVVNKDEVNISEE; from the coding sequence ATGAGAAAATTGTCCGCGGTCATTGCGCTTTCCGTGCTTGCCTCCGTGTGTACAGCCCCTTTCGCCGCAGAACTTGCCCCTAACAAGACCCATGCGGTGCTGAACGTGACCTACACGAACTACGATGACGTTCCCCAGGCCAAGAAAAAGCTCGTCTTCGTGGGCCAGAGGAAGCCGAAGAACAAGATCGCGGTCACGACCGACATGTACGGTGAAACCGCTTTCCTCATTCCGCGCGAGGACACGTATACCATCCTCTGCGAAAGCCTTACTGGCCCCTATGAATGCGGCGAGACTCCCTATGTGTCGCGTACGGCGAGCACGGGCGGCATTACGGTGCTGTTCGACGATACGCGTGCGGAACTGACGGGCGTGAACTTCAAGGCGGGCAGCGCGGAACTCATCCCGAACTCGCTCCGCACGCTCGACAACGCCATTGCTGGGCTCAAGAGAAACGCGAAGGCGAAAGTCGAAATCGAAGGTCACACGAGCAGCGAAGGCAGTGACCAACTGAACCAAAAGCTTTCCGAAGACCGTGCGAACAGCGTGATGGAATACATGATTCGCAAGGGAATTTCCAAGGACCGCGTGACGGCCGTGGGCTACGGTTCGAGCCGCCCGAAGGCGGACAACGGCACCGAGGCGGGCCGCATGCAGAACCGCCGCATCGAGATTCGCGTCGTGAACAAGGACGAGGTGAATATTTCCGAAGAGTAA